A single window of Leeuwenhoekiella sp. MAR_2009_132 DNA harbors:
- the uvrB gene encoding excinuclease ABC subunit UvrB, with product MKFNIHSEFKPAGDQPEAIKQLVNGIDAGEQYQTLLGVTGSGKTFTVANVVQEVQKPTLVLAHNKTLAAQLYSEFKAFFPENAVEYFVSYYDYYQPEAYIPSSGTYIEKDLSINEEIEKLRLSTTSSLLSGRRDIIVVASVSCLYGIGNPVEFQKNVISIEKDMVISRTQLLKRLVQSLYSRTTGDFNRGNFRIKGDTVDIFPGYDDHAFRVHFFGDEIEEIEAFDVTTNEILEKYDRLNIYPANMFVTSPDRLQGAINQIGSDMVKQVDYFKEIGKHLEAKRLEERTNFDLEMIRELGYCSGIENYSRYLDGREPGTRPFCLLDYFPDDYLMVVDESHVTVSQVSAMYGGDRSRKENLVEYGFRLPAAMDNRPLKFEEFEQLQNQVIYVSATPADYELQKSEGTYVEQIIRPTGLLDPVVEVRPSLNQIDDLIEEINKRVDKDERTLVTTLTKRMAEELTKYFTRVNIRTRYIHSDVDTLERVEIMSDLRKGIFDVLVGVNLLREGLDLPEVSLVAILDADKEGFLRSNRSLTQTIGRAARNINGLAIMYADKITRSMQETIDDSNYRRQKQINFNEEHGLKPVAIKKSLDSALAKTDKFKQEAQELLNMAAEPETAYMSKPKLEQLIRDTRKQMESAAKELDFMEAAKLRDRIKTYQEQVKELA from the coding sequence TTGAAATTCAATATACATTCAGAATTTAAGCCTGCAGGAGATCAACCTGAAGCTATAAAGCAACTGGTTAACGGTATCGATGCCGGTGAACAGTATCAGACCTTGTTAGGAGTTACCGGTAGTGGTAAAACATTTACCGTTGCAAATGTGGTACAGGAGGTTCAAAAACCTACACTGGTGCTTGCACATAATAAAACACTTGCGGCACAGCTTTATAGTGAGTTTAAAGCTTTTTTTCCTGAAAACGCGGTCGAGTATTTTGTTTCCTATTACGATTACTATCAGCCCGAAGCCTACATACCCAGTTCTGGGACGTATATAGAAAAGGACCTTTCCATTAATGAGGAGATCGAAAAATTACGTTTAAGTACAACTTCTTCTTTACTATCAGGAAGACGGGATATCATTGTGGTAGCTTCGGTTTCTTGTTTGTATGGTATAGGTAACCCGGTCGAATTTCAGAAGAACGTTATCAGTATTGAAAAGGATATGGTAATCTCCAGAACGCAATTGCTGAAGCGATTAGTTCAAAGTTTATACAGTAGGACTACAGGTGATTTTAACCGCGGAAATTTCCGAATTAAGGGAGATACCGTAGATATATTTCCGGGATATGATGATCACGCCTTTAGAGTTCATTTTTTTGGAGATGAGATTGAAGAGATTGAAGCGTTTGATGTTACAACCAATGAGATTTTAGAAAAATACGACCGTCTTAATATTTATCCTGCAAATATGTTTGTGACCAGTCCTGACCGATTACAGGGTGCCATTAATCAAATAGGATCTGATATGGTGAAGCAGGTTGATTATTTCAAGGAAATAGGAAAACATCTGGAAGCAAAGCGTCTGGAAGAGCGTACCAATTTTGATTTGGAAATGATACGAGAACTAGGCTACTGTAGCGGTATAGAAAACTATTCGAGGTATTTAGATGGAAGAGAGCCCGGTACACGACCATTCTGTTTATTAGATTACTTCCCAGATGATTATTTAATGGTAGTTGATGAGAGTCACGTAACCGTTTCTCAAGTTAGTGCTATGTACGGCGGTGACCGCAGTCGTAAAGAAAATCTCGTGGAGTACGGTTTTAGACTACCCGCAGCAATGGACAACCGTCCGCTAAAGTTTGAAGAATTTGAGCAATTGCAGAATCAGGTGATATATGTGAGTGCAACACCTGCAGATTATGAATTACAAAAGTCTGAAGGAACCTATGTTGAGCAGATTATACGACCTACAGGATTATTAGATCCGGTGGTTGAGGTACGCCCCAGTTTAAATCAGATAGATGATTTAATTGAAGAAATTAATAAGCGGGTAGATAAAGATGAGCGTACACTGGTTACTACGCTTACTAAGCGTATGGCAGAGGAGTTAACCAAATACTTTACGCGTGTAAATATTAGAACACGTTATATTCACTCTGATGTTGATACCTTAGAGCGCGTAGAGATAATGTCTGATTTGCGTAAAGGTATATTTGATGTTTTAGTTGGTGTAAACTTACTTCGGGAAGGTCTCGATTTACCTGAGGTTTCTCTTGTAGCTATTTTAGATGCCGATAAAGAAGGGTTTTTAAGAAGCAACCGCTCGCTAACGCAGACTATAGGTCGTGCTGCGCGTAATATTAATGGTCTTGCTATTATGTATGCTGATAAGATTACACGAAGTATGCAGGAGACTATAGATGATTCTAATTACAGACGCCAGAAACAAATTAATTTTAATGAGGAACATGGTTTAAAGCCTGTAGCAATCAAAAAATCTTTAGATAGTGCATTGGCAAAAACTGATAAATTTAAACAAGAGGCTCAGGAATTATTAAATATGGCGGCAGAGCCGGAAACTGCTTATATGAGTAAGCCGAAACTTGAGCAGCTCATACGAGACACTCGTAAACAAATGGAATCTGCTGCAAAAGAGCTCGACTTTATGGAAGCGGCAAAACTGCGTGACCGTATTAAAACTTATCAGGAGCAGGTTAAGGAACTTGCATAA
- a CDS encoding T9SS type B sorting domain-containing protein yields MKKNTLKQNVLYILFLLFVVQLNAQSQANNWYFGKGAGLNFNNSTPQVLTDGQLDTLEGCATISDDNGSLLFYTDGQTVYTANHTVMINGTGLFGNASSTQSAIIIPQPNTPGIYYIFTIDTRLRETDKDDGLNYSIVNFNSNPQGEVTVKNRKLLNFASEKLSAVIKSCVTNSVWMVAFSSSSGNEEVISTLYAYELNDSGIQLTPVKSNLSLAIEDRRGNMKFSPDGKQLAIANMFFGLYLTDFDSATGMASNLQQLSIDGPNKASYGVEFSPNNKYLYVHSSNGSDEPEVGNHFSSLIQYDTEAADISASQVILDQQGSYRGSLQLAPDGKIYRTLSLAYSVGLPYLGVIDNPNAAGVAANYRDRAINLGSGISFQGLPPFNQSLFNELDIIQNSTDSKKLALCDGDTYTLKYEAVPGATYSWYLNDNLIPRETTFELNIRQPAGVTLPYTENYEFRLDPNDGSCEKIGYAEVTYYAFPQASTGARLVQCEDSVTADGLSIFNLNEANSDFTLADPNLSVTYHPSLTQALLDIDPIEPVGYENKRPSETLYARIVNPAGCAVAAPLNLVVSSTAASTGLLEECDIDDTGFVTFNLRDADSQVSGASTGTPDIHYYLTERGALLEDANELLPVAYTNSTAYNQIVFARVENNNACFAISQLELRVNPRPDFTLPEEAFYCASVFPELETYVPDNSFLDTSRTYAYLWLPEGQTTPELQTNLPGEHTLRVTDVLTGCFREETFTIEEKELAIIENIEVTDASENNTAVITISGDGNFEFTLDDAIGPYQDSSTFTGLLPGFHTVYVRSKEGCGIVEQEFSIIGFMKYFTPNGDGYHDTWQVQGISELVQPGTVIRVFNRYGKLLKEINPLGEGWDGTVRGVNSPADDYWFDVVLEDGRVFKSHFTLKR; encoded by the coding sequence TTGAAAAAAAATACGCTAAAACAGAATGTTCTTTACATTCTTTTCCTACTCTTTGTTGTACAATTAAATGCTCAAAGCCAGGCTAATAACTGGTATTTTGGCAAAGGCGCAGGTCTTAATTTTAATAACTCAACTCCACAGGTATTAACTGATGGTCAATTAGATACCTTAGAAGGTTGTGCGACCATCTCAGATGATAATGGCAGTTTGCTTTTCTATACTGATGGTCAGACAGTTTATACGGCTAACCATACTGTTATGATTAATGGCACAGGCCTGTTTGGTAATGCCTCAAGCACGCAGTCTGCTATTATAATACCACAACCTAATACCCCGGGTATTTATTATATTTTTACTATAGACACCCGTTTACGCGAGACTGATAAAGACGATGGATTAAATTATAGTATTGTCAATTTTAATTCTAATCCTCAGGGAGAAGTCACCGTTAAAAACAGAAAACTCTTAAATTTTGCTTCAGAAAAATTAAGTGCTGTTATTAAAAGTTGTGTTACTAATAGTGTGTGGATGGTGGCATTCTCTTCTTCAAGCGGAAATGAAGAGGTTATAAGTACGCTGTATGCTTATGAATTAAATGATTCTGGCATTCAATTAACTCCTGTTAAATCAAATCTTTCTCTGGCAATTGAAGATCGTAGAGGAAACATGAAATTTTCTCCAGACGGGAAGCAACTGGCGATAGCTAATATGTTTTTTGGTTTATATCTTACAGATTTTGACTCTGCAACCGGTATGGCAAGCAATCTTCAGCAATTGTCAATAGATGGGCCAAATAAGGCATCATACGGTGTTGAGTTTTCACCTAATAATAAATATCTGTATGTTCATAGTTCTAACGGTTCAGATGAACCTGAAGTAGGTAATCACTTTTCATCGCTAATTCAATACGATACAGAAGCCGCAGATATAAGTGCCAGTCAGGTTATATTAGATCAGCAAGGGAGTTACCGCGGCAGCCTTCAGTTAGCTCCTGATGGTAAAATTTACCGTACGTTGAGTTTAGCTTACTCAGTAGGCTTACCATATTTAGGAGTTATAGATAATCCTAATGCCGCCGGTGTTGCTGCAAATTATAGAGATCGCGCAATAAATCTGGGAAGCGGCATTAGTTTTCAAGGCTTACCACCTTTTAATCAATCGTTGTTTAATGAGTTAGATATCATTCAAAACAGTACAGATTCTAAAAAGTTAGCACTTTGTGACGGCGATACGTATACGTTAAAATATGAAGCAGTTCCTGGTGCCACGTACAGCTGGTATTTAAATGATAATCTTATACCCCGTGAGACAACCTTTGAATTAAATATTAGACAACCAGCCGGTGTTACATTGCCATACACAGAAAATTACGAATTTAGACTCGACCCTAATGACGGCAGTTGTGAAAAAATAGGGTATGCAGAGGTTACGTACTATGCTTTTCCACAGGCATCTACAGGGGCACGATTGGTTCAGTGTGAAGATTCTGTAACGGCTGATGGCTTAAGTATATTTAACCTAAATGAAGCAAATTCAGATTTTACTCTCGCAGATCCTAACTTGAGCGTGACGTATCACCCCAGTTTAACTCAGGCACTATTAGATATTGATCCCATAGAGCCAGTAGGATATGAAAATAAAAGACCTTCTGAAACTTTATACGCACGTATAGTTAATCCTGCAGGATGCGCTGTAGCTGCCCCCTTAAATCTTGTTGTGAGCAGTACAGCAGCATCAACAGGGCTTCTAGAGGAGTGTGATATTGATGATACCGGTTTTGTTACGTTTAATCTGCGTGACGCAGATTCTCAAGTGTCTGGAGCCAGTACGGGTACTCCTGATATACATTATTACTTAACAGAACGCGGAGCGTTGCTAGAAGATGCAAATGAACTTTTACCGGTAGCATACACAAATAGTACAGCCTATAATCAAATTGTATTCGCACGCGTAGAAAACAACAATGCTTGTTTTGCAATAAGCCAACTTGAACTGCGGGTAAATCCCAGACCAGATTTTACGCTTCCTGAGGAAGCTTTTTATTGTGCTTCAGTTTTTCCGGAATTAGAGACTTATGTGCCAGACAATTCATTTCTGGACACATCGAGAACCTATGCGTATCTATGGTTGCCAGAAGGGCAAACCACACCAGAATTACAAACCAATTTACCGGGTGAGCATACTTTGCGGGTTACAGATGTTTTAACGGGTTGTTTTAGAGAGGAAACCTTTACTATTGAAGAAAAGGAATTAGCAATTATTGAAAATATTGAAGTAACTGACGCCAGCGAAAATAATACAGCGGTTATCACAATCTCTGGGGATGGTAACTTTGAATTTACGCTAGATGATGCTATAGGGCCCTATCAGGATAGCTCGACTTTTACAGGATTATTGCCCGGGTTTCATACGGTTTATGTGCGATCTAAAGAAGGTTGTGGTATTGTGGAGCAGGAGTTTAGTATTATAGGATTTATGAAGTACTTTACACCAAATGGTGATGGATATCACGATACATGGCAAGTTCAGGGAATTAGTGAACTGGTTCAGCCCGGTACGGTAATTCGGGTATTTAACCGGTACGGTAAGCTATTAAAAGAAATCAATCCACTGGGAGAAGGCTGGGATGGTACGGTTAGAGGCGTAAACTCACCAGCAGATGATTACTGGTTTGATGTTGTTTTAGAAGATGGCAGAGTGTTTAAATCCCATTTTACCTTAAAACGCTAA
- a CDS encoding ABC transporter permease, translating into MLRLLTIEFYKLKHSRSSKVLSIAYFVILSFIALIASIEFNLGDFQIRIADQGIFNFPFIWHFNTWVAATLKFFLAIVIVSMISNEYSNRTLKQNLIDGLSKKEFMLSKFYTVVAFALLSTFFIFVMTLILGYSFSDYTEFSIVTREMEFLVAYFLKLVGFFSFCLFLGVLVKRSAFALGFLFVWWIFENIIYGILRWKTSAELADGIVQFFPLEAMKNLINLPFQRLNFIEAAATQLQADISIDYAVHWYEVVIVSVWIFIFIYGAYALLKKRDL; encoded by the coding sequence ATGCTACGATTACTTACCATAGAATTTTACAAATTAAAACACAGCAGGTCCTCAAAAGTATTGAGTATCGCCTATTTTGTAATTCTTTCATTCATTGCACTTATCGCCTCTATTGAATTTAACTTGGGTGACTTTCAAATACGTATAGCAGATCAGGGTATTTTCAATTTTCCGTTTATTTGGCATTTTAATACCTGGGTTGCGGCAACATTAAAATTCTTTTTGGCGATTGTAATTGTCTCGATGATTTCTAATGAATATAGTAACAGAACGTTAAAGCAAAACCTAATTGATGGGTTGAGTAAGAAAGAATTTATGCTTTCTAAATTTTATACCGTTGTTGCTTTTGCATTACTTTCTACATTTTTCATCTTTGTAATGACGCTAATTTTAGGGTATTCTTTTTCAGATTATACCGAGTTTAGTATTGTTACCCGCGAGATGGAATTTCTGGTCGCTTACTTTTTAAAACTTGTAGGTTTCTTTTCTTTCTGTTTATTTCTGGGCGTTTTAGTAAAGCGTTCTGCTTTTGCTCTGGGCTTTTTGTTTGTCTGGTGGATTTTTGAAAACATCATCTACGGAATTTTAAGGTGGAAAACCAGTGCCGAGTTAGCAGATGGAATTGTTCAGTTTTTTCCGCTTGAAGCGATGAAAAATTTAATTAATCTTCCTTTTCAACGGCTCAATTTTATTGAAGCCGCAGCCACACAATTACAGGCAGATATAAGTATAGATTACGCAGTACACTGGTATGAAGTAGTTATTGTTTCGGTATGGATCTTCATTTTTATTTATGGCGCTTATGCACTGCTTAAAAAGCGGGATTTGTAG
- a CDS encoding ABC transporter ATP-binding protein, which yields MDTILTLKNLTKHYGKVKAVNDLSFTIEKGNVYGILGPNGSGKSTTLGMVLNVVNATSGDFRWFDGSDTTHNALKKVGAIIERPNFYPYMTAAQNLKLVCTIKDVDPSKIDEKLEIVHLLDRKDSKFSTFSLGMKQRLAIASALLNDPEILILDEPTNGLDPQGIHQIREIIKNIASGGTTILLASHLLDEVEKVCSHVVIIRNGIKLYAGPVDELNASHGFFELRCERQQDLILALETHPDFASLKEENGLITAFLKNPLSAEALNSYLFEKHIVLSHLVMRKESLEEQFLQLTAKLN from the coding sequence TTGGATACAATTCTTACTCTTAAAAACCTCACAAAGCATTACGGTAAAGTTAAAGCTGTAAACGATCTGAGTTTCACTATTGAAAAGGGAAATGTTTACGGCATTTTAGGACCTAACGGTAGTGGTAAGTCCACCACGCTGGGTATGGTACTCAATGTTGTAAATGCCACGTCTGGAGATTTTAGGTGGTTTGATGGTAGTGATACAACCCATAACGCCTTAAAAAAAGTAGGAGCAATAATAGAGCGTCCTAACTTTTACCCCTATATGACGGCTGCACAAAATCTTAAGTTAGTATGCACCATTAAAGATGTAGATCCTTCAAAGATTGACGAAAAATTAGAAATCGTACATCTCTTAGATCGTAAGGATAGTAAGTTTAGCACCTTTTCTTTAGGTATGAAGCAGCGACTCGCTATTGCTTCAGCTTTATTAAATGATCCTGAAATTTTAATTTTAGACGAACCAACGAATGGTCTTGACCCACAGGGAATTCATCAAATACGAGAGATTATAAAGAATATCGCTTCTGGCGGAACCACCATTCTTCTTGCATCCCATTTACTTGATGAGGTTGAAAAGGTATGTTCGCATGTGGTCATAATTAGAAACGGAATTAAATTATACGCTGGTCCTGTAGATGAATTAAACGCCAGTCACGGCTTTTTTGAATTGCGCTGTGAGCGACAACAAGATCTTATTTTAGCCTTAGAAACACATCCTGATTTTGCATCTTTAAAAGAAGAGAATGGTTTAATAACCGCATTTCTCAAAAATCCACTTTCTGCGGAAGCTTTAAACAGCTATTTATTTGAAAAACATATTGTTCTTTCCCATCTGGTGATGCGCAAAGAAAGCCTTGAAGAGCAATTTTTACAACTTACAGCCAAACTAAACTAA
- a CDS encoding glycoside hydrolase family 15 protein, producing MDNLNYGIIGNCRSAALISDKGSIDWCCLPIFDSPSVFAKLLDEEKGGFQSFDVTDDYTITQKYMWDTNILRTMYDNGDDAFEVFDFMPRYEKADGKFYAPPDIIRFIRLVKGKPSFVCNYDPKLEYAKNKTITVDKTNYIESYTEEGKYDSLYLYTDIDHSSILEGAKISLESNAFILMSYHEKLMEQSLDRAYLKFQRTKVYWMNWSDKTTKYSLYQKEIMRSALTLKALTFEKSGAVLAAATTSLPETIGEVRNWDYRFCWVRDASMVIRVISSLGHTKSARKFLQFIIDTLPDKDEKMQIMYGINGEKTLTEETLDHLSGYKNSAPVRIGNAAYVQKQNDIYGILMEVIYQQFVQFETTLDNSEELWMIILGIVKIVKQHWKEADKGIWELRTEDRHFTFSKLLCWVAIDRAIKIACVLERGNLGEWEDLRKEIHDDICANAWNEEKQAYTQSYGSEDLDASTLLMEQYGFLEAKDPRYISTVQATERELCKDGLMYRYKNNDDFGEPNSSFTICTFWLIDSLYKIGEEEKAIRYFDQLLSYSNHLGLFSEDIDFKTKRLLGNFPQAYSHLALIETAANFSKHSTNKEHFKPIVY from the coding sequence ATGGATAATTTAAATTATGGAATAATAGGAAATTGTAGAAGTGCAGCTTTGATATCTGACAAAGGTTCAATAGACTGGTGTTGTTTACCCATTTTTGATTCTCCCTCTGTATTTGCAAAATTACTTGACGAAGAGAAAGGAGGATTTCAAAGTTTTGATGTAACTGATGACTATACAATTACCCAAAAATACATGTGGGATACTAACATTTTGCGTACCATGTATGACAATGGCGATGATGCTTTTGAGGTTTTTGATTTTATGCCCCGTTATGAGAAAGCAGATGGTAAGTTTTACGCTCCACCAGATATAATTCGTTTTATTCGTCTGGTAAAAGGGAAACCCTCGTTTGTATGTAATTACGACCCTAAACTAGAATATGCTAAGAATAAGACTATAACAGTTGATAAAACAAATTATATAGAGAGTTACACCGAAGAAGGCAAGTATGACTCACTATACTTATATACAGATATAGATCACAGTTCTATATTAGAAGGAGCTAAGATTTCATTAGAAAGCAACGCTTTTATTTTGATGTCTTATCACGAGAAATTGATGGAACAGTCGCTGGATAGAGCGTATTTAAAATTTCAGCGTACAAAAGTTTACTGGATGAACTGGTCTGATAAAACCACAAAATACAGTTTGTATCAAAAGGAAATTATGCGAAGTGCGCTCACGCTAAAAGCTCTTACGTTTGAAAAGTCTGGGGCTGTACTCGCTGCGGCTACCACCTCATTACCGGAAACTATTGGGGAAGTGCGCAACTGGGATTACCGTTTTTGCTGGGTGCGGGACGCCTCTATGGTAATACGCGTAATTTCTAGTCTTGGACACACAAAATCTGCTCGTAAATTTTTACAATTTATCATAGATACACTGCCAGACAAAGATGAGAAAATGCAGATTATGTATGGTATTAACGGTGAAAAAACACTTACCGAAGAAACCTTAGACCACCTGTCTGGATATAAAAATTCTGCTCCGGTACGTATAGGTAATGCCGCGTATGTTCAAAAACAAAATGATATCTACGGAATTTTGATGGAGGTCATCTATCAGCAATTTGTTCAGTTTGAGACTACACTAGACAATAGTGAAGAATTGTGGATGATCATTCTGGGGATTGTAAAAATTGTAAAACAACATTGGAAAGAGGCAGATAAAGGAATCTGGGAACTGCGTACCGAGGACCGTCATTTTACTTTCTCAAAACTGTTATGCTGGGTAGCTATAGACCGAGCTATAAAAATAGCCTGTGTTTTAGAACGCGGTAATCTTGGAGAATGGGAAGATCTGCGTAAAGAAATACACGATGATATTTGCGCAAATGCCTGGAACGAGGAAAAGCAGGCTTACACGCAGTCGTACGGTTCTGAAGATTTAGACGCTTCAACTTTACTTATGGAGCAATATGGCTTTTTAGAAGCAAAAGACCCGCGGTATATCTCGACTGTACAGGCTACAGAGCGGGAGTTATGTAAAGACGGTTTGATGTATCGTTATAAAAACAATGACGATTTTGGGGAGCCTAATTCATCTTTTACCATTTGTACGTTTTGGCTAATTGATAGTTTATATAAAATAGGAGAAGAGGAAAAAGCAATTCGTTATTTTGATCAGCTACTCTCATATAGCAATCATTTAGGCTTATTTAGTGAAGATATAGATTTTAAAACAAAGCGTTTGCTGGGTAATTTTCCGCAGGCTTACTCTCATTTAGCGCTTATAGAAACCGCAGCTAATTTTTCTAAACACAGCACTAATAAAGAACACTTTAAACCTATCGTTTATTAA
- a CDS encoding bifunctional alpha,alpha-trehalose-phosphate synthase (UDP-forming)/trehalose-phosphatase — protein MSKTIIISNRLPLQLQIDNKTINATPSVGGLATGMKSVHRDSNGVWIGWTGLTEEEIPANLLDDVIEATIKEQCIPVSLTKEDIDGFYYGFSNRTIWPLFHYFMEYTEFEKQSWQSYVTVNEKYAEVVLDNIEEGDTVWVHDYQLMLLPAMIKKKRPDVQIGFFLHIPFPSYEVFRTLPWREEILKGLLGSDLIGFHTYDYQRHFLSSVSRILRHEVGFNEITLKDRIVTVNSFPMGIDYNKFAEAAAKHDATKNQSELQRRLDLHIDTTPDAKMILSIDRLDYSKGIANRLRAYEYFLEKYPEFKEKVRLVMLAVPSRSNVPQYQLLKKEIDELVGRINGKFASVSWTPIWYFYRSMPFENLIDLYTTCEVALLTPIRDGMNLVAKEYIATRTNQTGVLILSEMAGAAQEMSEALIINPNNFEEIADALKQAIEMPEAEQVKRNKFLQKRLKRYNVEKWADDFMTILNDTKHKSDIVKAIRMTENQENEMLAAYKDSEKRILFLDYDGTLRAFVNNPEDASPDDDLLELVNTIQAKPNTEVVIISGRDRHTLGTWWQDIPITLIAEHGVWKRPTGGEWAVTENLKNDWMDTVRPILEKFVDRTAGTFIEEKNYSLAWHYRNADPDLGEIRASELSSVLKELSANNDLGVLDGNKVLEIKNSTIHKGKAVTKHIFEKDYTFQFAIGDDWTDEYMFQDLPNEAYTIKVGLQKTAAKYYVDDTDRVRDLLKKFAAQD, from the coding sequence ATGAGTAAAACTATCATTATATCAAATCGACTACCCTTACAATTACAAATTGATAACAAAACAATTAATGCGACTCCAAGTGTAGGTGGTTTAGCTACCGGAATGAAGTCTGTGCACAGAGACAGCAACGGAGTTTGGATAGGCTGGACCGGTCTAACTGAAGAAGAAATACCGGCAAATCTGCTTGATGATGTTATCGAAGCAACTATTAAAGAACAATGTATTCCTGTATCACTTACTAAAGAAGATATAGACGGCTTCTATTACGGCTTCTCCAACCGTACCATCTGGCCGCTATTTCATTATTTTATGGAATATACTGAATTTGAAAAACAAAGTTGGCAGAGTTATGTTACCGTAAATGAAAAATACGCAGAAGTTGTTTTAGACAATATAGAAGAAGGAGATACCGTGTGGGTGCACGATTACCAGTTAATGTTGCTTCCGGCAATGATTAAAAAGAAACGCCCTGATGTGCAAATAGGCTTTTTTCTGCATATACCCTTCCCATCTTATGAAGTATTTAGAACACTTCCGTGGAGAGAGGAAATTCTTAAAGGTTTATTAGGTTCAGACTTAATAGGCTTTCACACCTATGATTATCAGCGTCATTTTTTAAGTTCGGTGTCCCGTATTTTAAGACATGAAGTAGGGTTTAATGAGATTACTTTAAAAGATCGCATTGTTACCGTAAACTCATTCCCTATGGGTATTGATTATAACAAATTTGCTGAAGCAGCGGCAAAACACGATGCTACTAAAAATCAGTCAGAATTACAACGTAGACTTGATCTGCATATAGATACAACCCCAGACGCTAAAATGATTCTATCTATAGACCGTCTGGATTATAGTAAAGGTATTGCCAATCGTCTTAGAGCTTACGAGTATTTTTTAGAAAAGTACCCCGAGTTTAAAGAGAAAGTTCGTCTTGTAATGCTAGCAGTTCCCTCCCGCTCTAATGTTCCACAATATCAATTGCTGAAAAAAGAAATTGACGAACTCGTAGGTCGTATCAACGGAAAATTTGCATCGGTAAGCTGGACGCCTATCTGGTATTTCTATCGTTCAATGCCTTTTGAAAATCTCATTGACTTGTATACTACTTGTGAAGTAGCACTGTTAACGCCTATACGTGATGGTATGAATCTGGTTGCTAAAGAATATATTGCAACCCGCACAAATCAAACTGGTGTGCTTATTTTGAGTGAAATGGCAGGTGCTGCACAAGAAATGAGTGAAGCTTTGATTATTAACCCTAATAATTTTGAAGAAATAGCAGATGCTTTAAAGCAGGCTATAGAAATGCCCGAAGCAGAACAGGTAAAACGCAATAAATTTTTACAAAAAAGACTAAAACGTTACAATGTAGAAAAATGGGCAGATGATTTTATGACAATCCTCAACGACACAAAACATAAATCTGATATTGTGAAAGCTATACGTATGACTGAAAATCAAGAAAATGAAATGCTTGCTGCTTATAAAGATTCTGAGAAGCGCATCCTATTTTTAGATTATGACGGCACCTTGAGAGCTTTTGTAAACAATCCCGAAGATGCAAGCCCTGATGATGATCTACTCGAATTAGTAAATACCATTCAAGCCAAACCCAATACAGAAGTGGTAATCATTAGCGGCCGGGATCGCCACACCTTAGGAACCTGGTGGCAGGATATCCCAATTACGCTAATTGCTGAGCACGGCGTCTGGAAGAGACCTACAGGAGGCGAATGGGCAGTAACAGAGAATCTAAAAAACGATTGGATGGATACCGTGCGACCTATTTTAGAAAAGTTTGTAGACCGTACTGCAGGTACATTTATTGAAGAAAAAAACTACAGTCTGGCCTGGCATTATCGCAATGCAGATCCTGATTTAGGTGAAATTAGAGCAAGTGAGCTTTCTTCAGTTTTAAAAGAACTTTCTGCTAATAATGATTTGGGAGTTTTAGACGGAAACAAAGTTCTTGAAATTAAAAACAGTACCATTCATAAAGGAAAAGCGGTGACAAAGCATATTTTTGAAAAAGACTATACCTTTCAGTTTGCAATAGGTGATGACTGGACAGATGAGTATATGTTTCAGGATTTGCCCAACGAGGCCTACACCATAAAAGTAGGTTTACAAAAAACAGCTGCAAAATATTATGTAGATGATACCGATCGTGTACGCGATTTATTAAAGAAATTTGCTGCTCAAGACTAA